The stretch of DNA TCAAGTCGGTCCTCGCCCACAACTGTGATATCCCCGCTGAGCAGCAGCGCTTGATTTACAAGGGCCGCATCTTGAAGGACGACCAAACCCTAGAAAGCTACGGTATGCCCACCTATTCATCTGCATACATgtatctatatatttatttatgcacATTTCTGTGCAGATTTGGTTATTAGCTTTGGAATTGaattaattttgttgttattgGCTGAATATGCTTGACGAGGTGTGGATCATGGCTTTAGGATATATGGATGGCTAAGAGGGTTGCAATTTGGATGGTACAATATGAAATGAGTAAATTCTGAACTGCTTTTACGTCGGTTTggacttattaattaatattgaaggAAAGTTTTCCCACTAAAGGATTGAAGAGATTGGGATATTCAAAGTTATTATTGTTGTATATACAGCAGCGATGACGAACTTTCTTTTAGTCTGCCATGTTGTGTCGCGAACTAACAGTGACCAACTTTTAATATAAACGGTAATGCTCGTTCCTAATTGAGTCAATTTGGTTGTTGGTAGATAGAAAAGAACTGTATGGTTTAAACATGGAAAAGGGAGTGACAAACTGGACTGTTGGGAAAAAACTCTCGCACAAAGCCAAACAATTTTCTGTTAGTCTGAAAACCAAATCACAAAGTAATAGCAACATAcacaagaacagaaaaatagaaCTTCCCTGTGAACACCAATGAAGGTTTCAGctattcaaggctcagatcagAAAATCATCACCTACAGTGAACCGTCGAGAAGCTCTCCCAATCCGAAATCCCAATGGCCCAGCTCGGTACCAGCACACAGCATAGGAGATCACACAGAAATGGTTCACTCAGAGACCCAACGATTTCCACTcggtttctcttctttttcacacTATCGTCCCATCGAACCCGCAAAGGTTTTATAGCCATCAAGAGGTAAAACCGAAAGCCAGCAAAAAATCCGTCAAGAAGGATGAACCAAGCTTTCGGAAGAGATAGGGATGGCGAGATAGGAGGAGAGGATAAGCTAGGTTTTTGGACGGAGTCACAAACGGCCAGGGTAGAACTAGGTCAAAACATGGGGGAAAGAAGCATTATATACCTGGGATGAGCAAGGGTTGGTTTGGCCGAGCTGGGCTCTAAAATTGGGCCTGAGCTGCTGGGCCAAAATTGGCCCTACCTCCTCAAAGGCCCTTTGggctttcttctccatttggtGACTGCACATTTGGGTTGTATCCACACACTATCAATCCTGGGCCTTAGCCTATGATAGTGTGGCCCACCTGATCATCATGGCCTTGGGATGTTTGGTATCACAAACAACATGGACTAAGCACCCTGGGGACATAAAGCAATGGTACATACAGGAAGCAATGAAAACTAGGAATACAAAAATTGAAAGCAGATTAGGAAAACTTTAATACCCCATAAAAAGGCGCTCTGTTTGTTAAAACTGCTGGGACTCGCAACCAAAGCCAAAGAACCTTGTAGGAGTTTAGTTTAACACTTAGAATTATGTGTTGCTTTTATATATTTCACTCAGCACATGAAGAAAATAGACTGAGCAGATGAAATCACCTTCTTGCACTTCTATCCTTGCACTTAACCCATCCTTCAGCTCACTAGAAATTGAAATAGATTTGGATACCACTAACTGTTATATCCTGAGAAATGTAACAGTTTTTTACCTATCCATACCAGGACAAGCAAAGATGGTTTAAGAATTTTACAAAAGACCAAGAGATTTAGGCATATATTGTCTTGGtcaaataaataaggaaaaggGTATTGGTCCTTTTAAACAAGTCATCTCTcgaaattttcaattttttttttattcctttcaTGCAAGATGCACCACATAGCACAAAAAGTGTGGTAAACAAGCCTCTTTAATTCCTCATTGAGCAAGCAGGACCCCTGCAAAATGAAAGTCCAATGCCTTGTGCACATGGTTCACTATTGACTAATAAATCAAGTATATAGGACTGTGTCTCTGGCTGTTAGACAACAAAGAAGGAACTGATTCATTGTATGGAAAGTTTGTACTTGAGATATGATGCTAATCATCATTTAGACTTGCTTTGTGCGAGTGAGTCTAAAGAGAAAAGCTCCTTTAGGAAGCCCTTGGTCTCCACAGAATTCTCCAAGAAAAGTCTATTTCTTGTTAAAGGTGATCAAcaagaatttcaaaaaatccTTCCATAATTTGATTCTCAATAATGAAGAATATGTTGAACTAAGAGGTCCACACAAGTATCTTgggaaaatgataaaatatccCATCATTGCCTCTTTAACCCTAGCAAGTTGGAAATGGCCAATGACAACCACCATGCATCTGAAAACTGGCCCTTGACCCAGAACCCTCCTCAGACACTGATGAGATTAAAGAGCTCACGCACACTAATGAGACCTCTTGAAAAACCTGCCCCATTAGAAGATCTGATATCTCTGATAGTACGACCATCTCTAGGAAGGCATACTTGCTCTCAATGACCCTTCTATAAGGACACTATCGTTCTTGTGGTGAATCTCCAAAACCACTTACCCAAAAGAGCTATAGTTCCCAAGCTACCATTTGCAGTTCTGCTTCATCATTGTAATTTGATCCTTTCCTTGAAGGTTCTTTTTCTTTGcaaatttttcccttttttaattcttgttaatGTTGTTTTTGAAGTATACCTTTTGAGATAGAGACAAGTAGACAACTATTGATTTGTGTGCAATATCCTGCATTTGCAACCATAGGACAGAATGGCCTTGCTCTTAGAATAAGATGGTTAGTGGGGTTTGTTAGTGAAGTTCTTTGCTTGTTTAAAGGTTAGCCATCTCTAAAGATCTTGTGCACTCctcattttatgtttttgatgaATAATTTACATGATAAAGAATGACCTCAATCCTGGAATAAGATGGTCAATATTCTTTAGACTATCAGTTTTCTTGCTGTACTTCACCCTCCTATTATAGTGGCAACCTGTTTGTTTCATTTCCATAAAtaagttttatcttttcttcttggTTAAATTTGTGAAATCCTATGTATTTGAGGAGCATTTTAATGAACTgtccttttgttttttcaatggACTCAAGTTCCTTCCAGATAGGTGGGACAAGATTTGCTTGCCTATGCCTGGGTTTGGTTTACCTTAATTGATTCTGTTTTCATTATTGATAGGACTGGAGGCAGATCACACTGTCCACTTGGTTCGTGGGTTTGCACCTGCTGCATCAGGCAACACTACAGGTTCAACCAACACTGAGATTTCCGATTCTACTCCAAGTGATGCAAGATCTGTTGGTTCTGACCTGGGTGGGGCATTTGGGGGATCTGGCAGGGGGGCTTCCCTTCCTGGACTTAGTTTTGGTGGATTAGGCAGCGGTAATGGACTATTTGGAGCTGGACTTCCAGAATTTGAACAAATGCAACAACAACTGACTCAGAACCCCAATCTAATGAGAGACATAATGAACATGCCTCTAGTTCAGAATCTAATGAATAACCCTGATGTCATGCGGAATTTGATAATGAACAACCCACAGATGCGGGAAATCATTGATCGAAATCCAGAGCTTGCTCACATACTCAATGATCCTAACACTCTACGTCAGACGCTAGAGGCTGCAAGAAACCCTGAGCTCATGCGGGAGATGATGCGCAACACTGACCGAGCTATGAGCAATATTGAATCTTCTCCAGAGGGATTTAATATGCTTAGGCGCATGTATGAAAATGTCCAGGAGCCGTTTCTCAATGCTACAACTATGGCTGGAGATACTAGAAATGATCCAGGCTCAAATCCGTTTGCAGCTCTTTTGGTGACACAAGGTGGGGGGCAGGGTAGAGATCAGTTGACTAACCCTGCAGATGCTGGTTCTGAAACTACACCTAATTCTCCTGCTCCAAATACTAATCCACTTCCAAACCCTTGGGCCTCTGGTGGGGGTAAGTTGAGCTCTCTTTACTAGCCTTTTGTGGTTTTTCATCAttagggttttgattttttttcccaagGCAACTGATAATGACCTTCTActtgtcattttcttttctggCCAAAGTATTGGAAGTTATATGATGCTAACTTCAGATGCTGAGAAGCTACTTCTTTTGCTTACACTTCAAAGACTTATTTAATTGATTGCATCCAAAGTCTGGGCTAACTGCataaatatgattttctctTAATCCAATCAGCTGCTTATTTTACCTTCCTTGTAAATTCTACATGTTTAGCTTCTCCctgtgccccccccccccccccccccagcccACCCtgcccccccccaaaaaaaataaataaataaaaagaaaagaaagaaaactgcATTTGTTACCTTACCGCTAATGTTGCAGCTGCAGGTGCCCAAACAAATTCCACTAGAAGATCGAATCCTGCTGGTGATGCTAGGATTCCTGCACTTGGTGGTCTTGGTCTCCCAGAGTTTGACCCCATGCAGGGTAATGCTTCATTGGCTCAGGTTATGCAAAATCCAGCTGTATCACAGATGATGCAGTCTCTCCTCTCCAATCCTCAGTACATGAATCAGGTagtaattttctttattatgcaatatctacatatatttatatattagcaAATATAATATGGTTCATATACCATGCAGTTTCTTATTCTTAAACATATTTGGATTTCTAGATTCTTGGACTCAATCCTCAGCTGCGCAGTTTGGTTGATTCCAATTCTCAGCTTAGAGAGATGATGCAAAACCCAGACTTCATTCGGCAGTTAACTTCCCCTGAAACATTGCAGGTACATTGCTCAAGAGATCTTCATTTCTCAACcaaactctatttctctctcagTATATATGTCTATCTAGAGGGGATGAAAAAGAAGGGGGGCTTCACGTTTTAGGTGTTGGTAAAGGATTGAAGCAATGAAGTCTGTTGGTTGCTCGTTAGCATCTTAGTGTCTAAAGAAAACTCTATAATCCTAGCACTTAGTTTTCTTTCCTGTGGGTACCTTCATTCTATTTCCTTGGCCTTGCACCTGCTCCACTTTtagatatt from Diospyros lotus cultivar Yz01 chromosome 6, ASM1463336v1, whole genome shotgun sequence encodes:
- the LOC127804041 gene encoding ubiquitin domain-containing protein DSK2b-like isoform X2; translation: MDGDGGGAVEAGESNNPVGGGVTIHIRCSNGSKFSVQISLDSTVGSFKSVLAHNCDIPAEQQRLIYKGRILKDDQTLESYGLEADHTVHLVRGFAPAASGNTTGSTNTEISDSTPSDARSVGSDLGGAFGGSGRGASLPGLSFGGLGSGNGLFGAGLPEFEQMQQQLTQNPNLMRDIMNMPLVQNLMNNPDVMRNLIMNNPQMREIIDRNPELAHILNDPNTLRQTLEAARNPELMREMMRNTDRAMSNIESSPEGFNMLRRMYENVQEPFLNATTMAGDTRNDPGSNPFAALLVTQGGGQGRDQLTNPADAGSETTPNSPAPNTNPLPNPWASGGGAQTNSTRRSNPAGDARIPALGGLGLPEFDPMQGNASLAQVMQNPAVSQMMQSLLSNPQYMNQILGLNPQLRSLVDSNSQLREMMQNPDFIRQLTSPETLQQLLTLQQALMSQLGRQTSPREADQTGGGTGTLDNMGLEMLMNMFGGLGTGSPTVPNRPNVPPEELYATQLSQLQEMGFFDTQENIRALVATAGNVHAAVERLLGSQGQ
- the LOC127804041 gene encoding ubiquitin domain-containing protein DSK2b-like isoform X1, whose amino-acid sequence is MDGDGGGAVEAGESNNPVGGGVTIHIRCSNGSKFSVQISLDSTVGSFKSVLAHNCDIPAEQQRLIYKGRILKDDQTLESYGLEADHTVHLVRGFAPAASGNTTGSTNTEISDSTPSDARSVGSDLGGAFGGSGRGASLPGLSFGGLGSGNGLFGAGLPEFEQMQQQLTQNPNLMRDIMNMPLVQNLMNNPDVMRNLIMNNPQMREIIDRNPELAHILNDPNTLRQTLEAARNPELMREMMRNTDRAMSNIESSPEGFNMLRRMYENVQEPFLNATTMAGDTRNDPGSNPFAALLVTQGGGQGRDQLTNPADAGSETTPNSPAPNTNPLPNPWASGGAAGAQTNSTRRSNPAGDARIPALGGLGLPEFDPMQGNASLAQVMQNPAVSQMMQSLLSNPQYMNQILGLNPQLRSLVDSNSQLREMMQNPDFIRQLTSPETLQQLLTLQQALMSQLGRQTSPREADQTGGGTGTLDNMGLEMLMNMFGGLGTGSPTVPNRPNVPPEELYATQLSQLQEMGFFDTQENIRALVATAGNVHAAVERLLGSQGQ